Proteins from a genomic interval of Stenotrophomonas maltophilia:
- a CDS encoding phenylalanine--tRNA ligase subunit alpha has protein sequence MSDIQSLTTQALADVAAAESPDVLEQLRVALLGKSGSITSQLKQLGALPADERKAAGEAINQARDALTRALGERKALLEDAALDARLAAEAIDITLPGRNGDRAGLHPITRTLERITGIFGRLGYELSEGPEIEDDWHNFEALNFPPHHPARAMHDTFYFGDGRLLRTHTSGVQVRYMGDHAPPLRMIAAGKVYRSDSDQTHSPMFHQVEGLLVDEHSTFADLKGTLAEFVRAFFERDFEMRFRPSYFPFVEPGAEVDIAWQQPDGSTRWLEVLGCGMVHPNVLRNVGIDPERYTGFAFGMGVERFAMLRYGVNDLRAFFENDVRFLKQFA, from the coding sequence ATGAGCGACATCCAATCCCTCACCACCCAGGCGCTGGCCGATGTGGCCGCCGCAGAGAGCCCCGACGTGCTGGAACAGCTGCGCGTGGCCCTGCTTGGCAAGAGTGGCAGCATCACCTCGCAGCTCAAGCAGCTCGGCGCCCTGCCGGCCGACGAGCGCAAGGCCGCCGGTGAAGCGATCAACCAGGCCCGCGACGCGCTGACCCGCGCGCTGGGTGAGCGCAAGGCGTTGCTGGAAGACGCGGCACTGGATGCGCGCCTGGCTGCCGAAGCCATCGACATCACCCTGCCGGGCCGCAATGGCGACCGTGCCGGCCTGCACCCGATCACCCGCACCCTGGAGCGCATCACCGGCATCTTCGGCCGGCTGGGCTACGAGCTGTCGGAAGGACCGGAGATCGAGGATGACTGGCACAACTTCGAGGCGCTGAACTTCCCGCCGCACCACCCGGCGCGCGCCATGCACGACACCTTCTACTTCGGCGACGGCCGCCTGCTGCGCACGCATACCTCCGGTGTGCAGGTGCGCTACATGGGCGACCACGCGCCGCCGCTGCGCATGATCGCCGCCGGCAAGGTGTACCGCAGCGACAGCGACCAGACCCATTCGCCGATGTTCCATCAGGTGGAAGGCCTGCTGGTGGACGAGCATTCGACCTTCGCCGACCTGAAGGGCACGTTGGCCGAGTTCGTGCGCGCGTTCTTCGAGCGCGACTTCGAGATGCGCTTCCGCCCCAGCTACTTCCCGTTCGTTGAACCGGGTGCGGAAGTGGACATCGCCTGGCAGCAGCCCGATGGCAGCACCCGCTGGCTGGAAGTGCTCGGCTGCGGCATGGTGCATCCGAACGTGCTGCGCAATGTTGGCATCGATCCGGAGCGCTACACCGGCTTTGCCTTCGGCATGGGCGTGGAGCGTTTCGCGATGCTGCGCTACGGCGTCAACGATCTGCGCGCGTTCTTCGAGAACGACGTGCGCTTCCTGAAGCAGTTCGCGTAA
- the rplT gene encoding 50S ribosomal protein L20, producing the protein MARVKRGVQARRRHKKILDLAKGYYNARRKVFRVAKQAVIKAQQYAYIGRKQKKRNFRSLWITRINAAARINGLSYSRFMNGLLKAGITLDRKVLADIAVHDAAGFAALAEKAKGALAA; encoded by the coding sequence ATGGCACGAGTTAAGCGTGGCGTACAGGCGCGTCGCCGCCACAAGAAGATTCTGGATCTCGCCAAGGGCTATTACAACGCCCGTCGCAAGGTCTTCCGCGTCGCCAAGCAGGCGGTCATCAAGGCACAGCAGTACGCCTACATCGGCCGTAAGCAGAAGAAGCGCAACTTCCGTTCGCTGTGGATCACCCGTATCAATGCGGCTGCCCGCATCAACGGCCTGAGCTACAGCCGCTTCATGAACGGTCTGCTGAAGGCCGGCATCACCCTGGACCGCAAGGTCCTGGCTGACATCGCCGTGCACGACGCAGCCGGTTTTGCTGCGCTGGCCGAAAAGGCCAAGGGCGCGCTGGCGGCATAA
- the rpmI gene encoding 50S ribosomal protein L35 has protein sequence MPKIKTNRAAAKRFRKTASGKYKCGHANRSHILTKKATKRKRNLRQTGHVRAEDAGRLDRMLPYL, from the coding sequence ATGCCCAAGATCAAGACCAACCGGGCAGCGGCCAAGCGTTTCCGCAAGACCGCCTCGGGCAAGTACAAGTGCGGCCACGCCAACCGTAGCCACATCCTCACGAAGAAAGCGACCAAGCGTAAGCGTAATCTGCGTCAGACGGGCCATGTCCGTGCAGAAGACGCAGGCCGTCTGGACCGCATGCTCCCTTACCTCTGA
- the infC gene encoding translation initiation factor IF-3, which yields MGERNISTPDNKQNRKNQEIRVPRVRVIGSDGEMIGVLSRDEALSMAEDEGLDLVEIQPQADPPVCKIMDFGKFKFEAQKKASEAKKKTKQVEIKEVKFRPVTDEGDYQIKLRKMRGFLEEGDKIKVNIRFRGREMSHQELGREMANRIETDLGEDIVIESRPRLEGRQMVMMIAPKKKT from the coding sequence TTGGGAGAACGTAATATCAGCACCCCTGACAACAAACAGAACCGCAAGAATCAGGAAATCCGTGTGCCGCGCGTCCGCGTGATCGGCAGTGACGGAGAAATGATCGGCGTGTTGTCGCGCGACGAAGCGCTGTCCATGGCCGAAGATGAAGGCCTGGACCTGGTCGAAATCCAGCCGCAGGCCGATCCGCCGGTCTGCAAGATCATGGACTTCGGCAAGTTCAAGTTCGAAGCGCAGAAGAAGGCCAGCGAGGCCAAGAAGAAGACCAAGCAGGTCGAGATCAAGGAAGTGAAGTTCCGTCCGGTCACGGACGAGGGCGACTACCAGATCAAGCTGCGCAAGATGCGCGGTTTCCTTGAGGAAGGCGACAAGATCAAGGTCAACATCCGCTTCCGTGGCCGTGAAATGAGCCACCAGGAACTGGGTCGCGAGATGGCCAACCGGATCGAGACCGATCTGGGCGAGGACATCGTCATCGAATCCCGTCCGCGCCTGGAAGGGCGTCAGATGGTCATGATGATCGCGCCGAAGAAGAAGACCTGA
- the thrS gene encoding threonine--tRNA ligase has product MINITLPDGSRREFENPVSVMDVAQSIGAGLAKATIAGAVDGVLVDASDVIDHDASLRIITAKDEEGVEIIRHSCAHLVGHAVKQLYPDVKMVIGPVIAEGFYYDIYSERPFTPDDMAAIEKRMGELIAQDYDVIKKMTPRAEVIEIFKSRGEDYKLRLIEDMSDDIQAMGMYYHQEYVDMCRGPHVPNTRFLKAFKLTRISGAYWRGDAQNEQLQRIYGTAWADKKQLEAYIKRIEEAEMRDHRRIGKQQDLFHLQEEAPGLVFWHPKGWALWQVVEQYMRKVYRNSGYGEVRCPQILDVSLWKKSGHWDNYQDNMFFTESEKRTYAVKPMNCPGHIQVFNQGLHSYRDLPIRYGEFGSCHRNEPSGALHGILRVRGFTQDDGHVFCTESQIESEVTAFHQQALAVYQHFGFDEIQIKIALRPESRLGDDATWDKAEGALRSALTACGVEWQELPGEGAFYGPKIEYHLKDAIGRTWQLGTMQVDFMMPGRLGAEYVDENSQKKHPVMLHRAIVGSMERFLGILIEHHAGQFPAWLAPTQVVVANITDAQADYVSGVTKTLAEQGFRVSSDLRNEKIGYKIREHTLQRVPYLLVIGDREKENGAVAVRTRSGEDLGSMSLQAFIERLHAEGA; this is encoded by the coding sequence ATGATCAACATTACTCTTCCCGACGGCAGCCGCCGCGAATTCGAAAACCCCGTCAGCGTCATGGACGTCGCCCAGTCGATCGGCGCCGGCCTGGCCAAGGCCACCATCGCCGGTGCCGTGGATGGCGTGCTGGTCGATGCCAGCGACGTCATCGACCACGATGCCAGCCTGCGCATCATCACTGCCAAGGACGAGGAGGGCGTGGAGATCATCCGCCACTCCTGCGCCCACCTGGTCGGCCACGCCGTCAAGCAGCTGTACCCGGACGTGAAGATGGTGATCGGCCCGGTGATCGCCGAAGGCTTCTATTACGACATCTACTCCGAGCGCCCGTTCACCCCGGACGACATGGCCGCGATCGAGAAGCGCATGGGTGAGCTGATCGCCCAGGACTACGACGTCATCAAGAAGATGACGCCGCGCGCCGAAGTGATCGAGATCTTCAAGTCCCGCGGCGAGGACTACAAGCTGCGCCTGATCGAGGACATGTCCGACGACATCCAGGCGATGGGCATGTACTACCACCAGGAATACGTGGACATGTGCCGCGGCCCGCACGTGCCGAACACGCGCTTCCTGAAGGCCTTCAAGCTGACCCGCATCTCCGGCGCCTACTGGCGCGGCGACGCGCAGAACGAGCAGCTGCAGCGCATCTACGGCACCGCCTGGGCCGACAAGAAGCAGCTTGAGGCGTACATCAAGCGCATCGAAGAAGCTGAAATGCGCGACCACCGTCGCATCGGCAAGCAGCAGGACCTGTTCCACCTGCAGGAAGAGGCGCCGGGCCTGGTGTTCTGGCATCCGAAGGGCTGGGCGCTGTGGCAGGTGGTCGAGCAGTACATGCGCAAGGTCTACCGCAACAGCGGCTACGGCGAAGTGCGCTGCCCGCAGATCCTGGACGTGAGCCTGTGGAAGAAGTCCGGCCACTGGGACAACTACCAGGACAACATGTTCTTCACCGAGTCGGAGAAGCGCACCTACGCGGTCAAGCCGATGAACTGCCCGGGCCACATCCAGGTGTTCAACCAGGGCCTGCACAGCTACCGCGACCTGCCGATCCGCTACGGTGAGTTCGGTTCCTGCCACCGCAACGAGCCGTCCGGCGCGCTGCATGGCATCCTGCGCGTGCGTGGTTTCACCCAGGACGACGGCCACGTGTTCTGCACCGAGAGCCAGATCGAATCGGAAGTGACGGCGTTCCACCAGCAGGCGCTGGCGGTCTACCAGCACTTCGGTTTCGACGAGATCCAGATCAAGATCGCCCTGCGCCCGGAATCGCGCCTGGGCGACGACGCCACCTGGGACAAGGCCGAAGGCGCGCTGCGCTCGGCGCTGACCGCCTGTGGCGTGGAATGGCAGGAGCTGCCGGGCGAGGGCGCCTTCTACGGCCCGAAGATCGAGTACCACCTGAAGGACGCCATCGGCCGTACCTGGCAGCTGGGCACGATGCAGGTCGACTTCATGATGCCGGGCCGCCTGGGCGCCGAGTACGTGGACGAGAACAGCCAGAAGAAGCACCCGGTCATGCTGCACCGCGCCATTGTTGGCTCGATGGAGCGCTTCCTGGGCATCCTGATCGAGCACCATGCCGGCCAGTTCCCGGCCTGGCTGGCGCCGACCCAGGTCGTGGTGGCCAACATCACCGACGCCCAGGCCGACTACGTCTCGGGCGTGACCAAAACCCTTGCGGAGCAAGGCTTCCGCGTCAGCTCGGATTTGCGTAACGAGAAGATCGGCTATAAAATCCGCGAGCATACGTTGCAGCGCGTGCCCTACCTGCTGGTCATTGGTGACCGCGAGAAGGAAAATGGGGCTGTGGCGGTGCGTACGCGTTCTGGCGAAGACCTGGGCAGCATGAGCCTGCAGGCCTTCATCGAGCGGCTCCACGCCGAGGGCGCGTAA
- a CDS encoding PepSY-associated TM helix domain-containing protein, with the protein MKFSSQTLRTFTTLHTWVGLVAGFGLFVAFYAGALTLFHHDLPLWQTPGAATALPAGLDDAQYLLEDVLATHPEARRHVGMTFPGADHPQPLAYWQADDGSWRYAWPGQIAGSPTPPQTGLAELVNELHYSLGLPVAGIYVMGIVSLLYGMALLSGLVIHLPKLFGDLFALRPGRNLKQLWQDAHNVIGVLSLPFHLMFAVTGALLCLVFVQMALLNPLIFDGKALQAVPTAMDTAPVREATGIPSPPGSLRVLHARALEVARAQGVTSFEPAYLKLANAGDANATIEITGESTGTLGPLGAVALDVATGNVLATQLPGQRDANHATLSAAYALHFGEFGNGVVVWLYFLLGLGGAFLFYSGNLLWIESRRKRRQPQQPRAGVNMARATVGVCIGLCVAISVAFASALVLERLAPAAVDHGIRWACFGSWAVCALWAALRRPAQAARELLWAAAISTALVPILHGALSGDWLWRAAAQGHWPLFWIDAIALAMAFGFARLAVASQRRARNGDPNSVWAN; encoded by the coding sequence ATGAAATTCAGCTCTCAGACCCTGCGCACGTTCACCACCCTGCACACCTGGGTCGGCCTGGTGGCCGGCTTCGGCCTGTTCGTGGCCTTCTATGCCGGCGCGTTGACCCTGTTCCACCACGACCTGCCGCTGTGGCAGACGCCTGGCGCAGCCACCGCGCTGCCGGCCGGGCTGGACGATGCGCAGTACCTGCTGGAGGACGTGCTGGCCACACATCCGGAAGCCCGCCGCCACGTCGGCATGACCTTCCCCGGCGCCGACCATCCGCAACCTCTGGCGTACTGGCAGGCCGATGACGGCAGCTGGCGCTACGCCTGGCCGGGGCAGATCGCCGGCAGCCCCACACCACCGCAGACCGGGCTGGCGGAACTGGTCAACGAGCTGCATTACAGCCTGGGCCTGCCGGTGGCCGGCATCTACGTGATGGGCATTGTCAGCCTGCTGTATGGCATGGCGCTGCTGAGCGGCCTGGTGATCCATCTGCCGAAGCTGTTCGGTGACCTGTTCGCTCTGCGTCCGGGCCGCAACCTGAAGCAGCTGTGGCAGGACGCGCACAACGTGATCGGCGTGCTGAGCCTGCCCTTCCACCTGATGTTCGCGGTGACCGGCGCCCTGCTCTGCCTGGTATTCGTGCAGATGGCCCTGCTCAACCCGCTGATCTTCGACGGCAAGGCCCTGCAGGCGGTGCCAACAGCAATGGACACCGCGCCGGTCCGGGAAGCCACCGGCATTCCGTCGCCGCCGGGCAGCCTGCGCGTGCTGCATGCGCGGGCGCTGGAAGTAGCGCGCGCGCAGGGCGTGACCAGCTTCGAGCCGGCCTACCTGAAGCTGGCCAACGCCGGCGACGCCAACGCCACCATCGAGATCACCGGTGAATCCACTGGCACGCTCGGCCCACTCGGCGCTGTGGCGCTGGACGTTGCCACCGGCAATGTACTGGCGACCCAGCTGCCGGGCCAGCGTGACGCCAACCACGCCACGCTCAGCGCCGCCTATGCGCTGCACTTCGGCGAGTTCGGCAACGGCGTGGTGGTCTGGCTGTATTTCCTGCTCGGCCTTGGCGGTGCCTTCCTGTTCTACTCCGGCAACCTGTTGTGGATCGAGTCGCGGCGCAAGCGACGCCAGCCGCAGCAGCCACGCGCCGGTGTGAACATGGCGCGGGCCACGGTCGGCGTGTGCATCGGCCTGTGCGTGGCGATCTCGGTGGCATTCGCCAGCGCGCTGGTGCTGGAACGGCTGGCACCGGCGGCGGTCGATCACGGCATCCGCTGGGCCTGCTTCGGCAGCTGGGCAGTCTGTGCGTTGTGGGCGGCATTGCGCCGCCCGGCACAGGCCGCACGCGAGCTGCTGTGGGCTGCGGCGATCAGCACCGCGCTGGTGCCGATCCTGCACGGCGCACTCAGTGGCGACTGGCTGTGGCGCGCCGCCGCGCAGGGCCATTGGCCGCTGTTCTGGATCGATGCCATCGCGCTGGCCATGGCCTTTGGCTTCGCCCGCCTGGCAGTCGCCAGCCAGCGTCGCGCCCGCAACGGCGATCCGAACAGCGTCTGGGCCAACTGA
- a CDS encoding VOC family protein, with amino-acid sequence MIHLERLDHLVLTVADIERSCDFYQRVLGMQVVRFGAGRTALQFGRQKINLHPASAPLQPHALQPTPGSADLCLITPTAMADVLAHLQAQAVAVEEGPVARTGALGPIESVYFRDPDGNLIEVSRYPDEAHLLR; translated from the coding sequence ATGATCCATCTCGAACGCCTGGACCATCTGGTCCTCACCGTGGCCGACATCGAACGCAGCTGTGATTTCTACCAGCGCGTGCTCGGCATGCAGGTCGTGCGCTTCGGCGCCGGCCGTACCGCGCTGCAGTTCGGCCGGCAGAAGATCAACCTGCATCCGGCCAGTGCCCCGCTGCAGCCGCATGCGCTGCAACCCACGCCGGGCAGCGCCGATCTCTGCCTGATCACACCTACCGCCATGGCCGATGTGCTGGCGCACCTGCAGGCGCAGGCCGTCGCGGTGGAGGAAGGGCCGGTGGCCCGCACCGGCGCACTGGGTCCGATCGAATCGGTGTACTTCCGCGACCCGGATGGCAACCTGATCGAAGTCAGCCGTTACCCGGACGAAGCGCACCTGCTCCGATAG
- a CDS encoding glycoside hydrolase family 18 protein, with protein sequence MFRQTVAVLAVLIAGALPIAVHAAPAQPPIFGAYYPGGSAERYPVSSIPAERLTHLFYAFSTIEDGRCTIGAEAPKNFAALAELKKAHPHLRTLISIGGWGAGGFSDAALTEASRKRLVDSCMALFFDRHAGSFDGVDIDWEFPVSGGPRELAHRPQDRANLTRLAQAFRVALDARGRKAGQPMLLTAALAAGRLQTDGPYDPAASYDLPALAKVFDFINLMSYDMGTGFSAVSTFNAPLHEVAADPLAPELRRWNNVAGAVQYYREHGVPAGKLVLGVPFYGRGFKVTGDAPDGLYQAYSAPADAGDWRVIKARYLDQPGWTKHWQPQAQSPWLYNAAQKIFISYEDPRSIGLRAQFAREQGLAGVFMWELTGDDEQASLLNAMLAPWQKARGGD encoded by the coding sequence ATGTTCCGCCAGACCGTGGCTGTCCTTGCCGTGCTGATTGCCGGTGCCTTGCCCATTGCCGTGCATGCGGCGCCCGCGCAGCCACCGATCTTCGGTGCCTACTACCCCGGTGGTTCGGCCGAGCGCTACCCGGTGTCGAGCATTCCGGCCGAGCGCCTCACCCACCTGTTCTACGCGTTCTCGACCATCGAGGACGGGCGCTGCACGATCGGTGCCGAAGCGCCGAAGAATTTCGCTGCGCTGGCCGAGCTGAAGAAGGCGCACCCGCACCTGCGCACGCTGATCTCAATCGGCGGATGGGGCGCAGGTGGATTCTCCGATGCAGCGCTGACCGAGGCCAGCCGCAAACGGTTGGTGGATTCGTGCATGGCGCTGTTCTTCGATCGCCACGCCGGCAGCTTTGATGGGGTGGATATCGACTGGGAGTTCCCGGTCAGTGGCGGCCCCAGGGAGCTGGCGCACCGTCCGCAGGATCGCGCCAACCTGACCCGGCTCGCGCAGGCGTTCCGCGTGGCACTCGATGCGCGCGGTCGCAAGGCGGGGCAGCCGATGCTGCTGACCGCCGCGCTGGCCGCCGGTCGCCTGCAGACCGATGGCCCCTACGATCCGGCCGCCAGCTACGACCTGCCGGCGCTGGCCAAGGTGTTCGATTTCATCAACCTGATGAGCTACGACATGGGCACCGGCTTCTCGGCGGTGTCGACCTTCAACGCGCCGCTGCATGAGGTGGCGGCCGACCCACTGGCACCGGAGCTGCGGCGCTGGAACAACGTGGCCGGCGCGGTGCAGTACTACCGCGAGCACGGCGTGCCGGCCGGCAAGCTGGTGCTGGGCGTGCCGTTCTACGGGCGCGGCTTCAAGGTCACCGGCGACGCCCCGGATGGGCTGTACCAGGCCTACAGTGCACCGGCCGATGCCGGCGACTGGCGGGTGATCAAGGCGCGCTATCTCGACCAGCCGGGCTGGACGAAGCACTGGCAGCCGCAGGCACAGAGCCCGTGGCTGTACAACGCCGCGCAGAAGATCTTCATCAGCTATGAGGACCCGCGCTCGATCGGCCTGCGTGCGCAGTTCGCGCGCGAGCAAGGCCTGGCCGGCGTGTTCATGTGGGAGCTGACCGGCGACGACGAACAGGCCAGCCTGCTCAACGCCATGCTCGCCCCGTGGCAGAAGGCACGCGGCGGCGATTGA
- a CDS encoding tetratricopeptide repeat protein — translation MSTDHDTTPDGDLQDGASLDEHQILEARAYDAFHEGDLPQAVELFGELIAIAPEVPYLHYMRGLAHKYLRNWPASLQDNLQSEQLRGEFDVATAWNAGIAATGMADWAEARRQWTRCGITLPEGEGPIEGNFGVACMRLAPWSGAEVVYMSRIDPARARIDNVPLPESGFRFGDIVLHDGASTGRRTYGEHEVPVFNALQRLQSSDMATFTVFVQCDSADDITALGAMNLPGIGMVEDWTATVRRLCRRCSYGTPHRHDDEAGNDDDGGWRRERDLGIAAQGRAAVETLLATWTAAGAGRVLEAIEQREHPLSAPEPGQVWWLGEEEDGAQV, via the coding sequence ATGAGCACCGATCACGACACCACTCCCGACGGCGACCTGCAGGACGGCGCATCCCTCGACGAACACCAGATACTGGAAGCGCGCGCCTACGACGCATTCCACGAAGGCGACCTGCCGCAGGCGGTGGAGCTGTTCGGCGAACTGATCGCCATCGCTCCCGAGGTGCCTTACCTGCACTACATGCGCGGGCTGGCGCACAAGTACCTGCGCAACTGGCCGGCGTCGCTGCAGGACAACCTCCAATCGGAGCAGCTGCGCGGGGAATTCGATGTCGCCACCGCGTGGAATGCCGGAATCGCGGCCACCGGCATGGCGGACTGGGCCGAAGCACGACGCCAGTGGACCCGCTGTGGCATCACCCTGCCCGAGGGCGAAGGCCCGATCGAGGGCAACTTCGGCGTGGCCTGCATGCGCCTGGCGCCGTGGTCCGGCGCCGAAGTGGTGTACATGAGCCGCATTGATCCGGCGCGTGCACGCATCGACAACGTACCGCTGCCCGAAAGCGGCTTCCGCTTCGGCGACATCGTGCTGCATGACGGCGCATCGACCGGCCGCCGTACGTACGGCGAACACGAGGTGCCGGTGTTCAATGCACTGCAGCGCCTGCAGTCATCGGACATGGCGACCTTCACCGTGTTCGTGCAGTGCGATTCAGCCGACGACATCACTGCCCTGGGGGCCATGAACCTGCCCGGCATCGGCATGGTCGAGGACTGGACCGCGACCGTGCGCCGGCTGTGCCGCCGCTGCAGCTATGGCACCCCGCATCGGCATGACGACGAGGCCGGGAACGATGACGACGGTGGCTGGAGGCGCGAGCGCGACCTGGGCATCGCCGCGCAGGGCCGGGCCGCGGTGGAGACGCTGCTGGCGACGTGGACCGCGGCGGGAGCGGGGCGCGTGCTGGAAGCCATCGAACAGCGCGAGCATCCATTGAGTGCCCCCGAGCCGGGCCAGGTGTGGTGGCTGGGGGAGGAGGAAGACGGCGCGCAGGTGTAA
- the pnp gene encoding polyribonucleotide nucleotidyltransferase: MAKITKTFQYGKHTVTLETGEVARQASGAVIVKMDDTVLLVTAVAAKSAREGQDFFPLTVDYQEKFYAGGRIPGGFFKREGRATEKETLISRLIDRPIRPLFPEDYKNEVQIIATVMSLNPDVDGDIPALIGASAALALAGTPFMGPIGAAKVGYKNGEYILNPTVSELADSQLELVVAGTSNAVLMVESEAALLSEEVMLGAVTFGHREMQKVINAINELTVEAGTKPSTWEAPAKNDALISALKEAIGPRLGEAFQVRDKLQRRDAISAIKKDVVETLAGRVAAEGWNPAELSKEFGELEYRTMRDSVLDTKVRIDGRALDTVRPIAVKTGVLPRTHGSSLFTRGETQAIVTITLGTARDGQVIDAVAGEYKENFLFHYNFPPFSVGECGRMMGPKRREIGHGRLAKRGVLAVMPSLEAFPYTIRVVSEITESNGSSSMASVCGSSLALMDAGVPVKAPVAGIAMGLVKEGERFVVLSDILGDEDHLGDMDFKVAGTAEGISALQMDIKIEGITEEIMKQALQQAKAGRLHILGEMAHGLTAPREELSDYAPRLLTIKIHPDKIREVIGKGGSTIQAITKETGTQIDIQDDGTIVIASVNAIAAQAAKARIEQITSDVEPGRIYEGKVAKIMDFGAFVTILPGKDGLVHVSQISSDRVEKVGDVLKEGDVVKVKVLEVDKQGRIRLSMKAVEEGDAVSAE; this comes from the coding sequence GTGGCAAAAATCACCAAAACCTTCCAGTACGGCAAGCACACCGTCACGCTCGAGACCGGCGAAGTCGCCCGTCAGGCCAGCGGTGCCGTCATCGTCAAGATGGACGACACCGTACTGCTGGTCACCGCCGTCGCCGCCAAGAGCGCGCGCGAAGGCCAGGACTTCTTCCCGCTGACCGTCGATTATCAGGAAAAGTTCTATGCCGGCGGCCGTATCCCGGGTGGTTTCTTCAAGCGTGAAGGCCGTGCGACCGAGAAGGAAACCCTGATCTCGCGTCTGATCGACCGTCCGATCCGCCCGCTGTTCCCGGAAGACTACAAGAACGAAGTGCAGATCATCGCCACGGTCATGTCGCTGAACCCGGACGTGGACGGCGACATCCCGGCCCTGATCGGCGCCTCGGCTGCCCTGGCCCTGGCCGGCACCCCGTTCATGGGTCCGATCGGCGCTGCCAAGGTCGGTTACAAGAACGGCGAGTACATCCTGAACCCGACCGTCAGCGAACTGGCTGACTCGCAGCTGGAGCTGGTCGTCGCCGGTACCTCCAACGCCGTGCTGATGGTCGAATCCGAAGCCGCGCTGCTGTCCGAAGAAGTGATGCTGGGCGCCGTGACCTTCGGTCACCGCGAAATGCAGAAGGTCATCAACGCGATCAACGAGCTGACCGTCGAAGCCGGCACCAAGCCGTCGACCTGGGAAGCCCCGGCCAAGAACGACGCGCTGATCTCCGCCCTGAAGGAAGCCATCGGCCCGCGCCTGGGCGAAGCCTTCCAGGTGCGCGACAAGCTGCAGCGCCGCGACGCCATCTCGGCGATCAAGAAGGACGTGGTCGAAACCCTGGCTGGCCGCGTGGCTGCCGAGGGCTGGAACCCGGCCGAGCTGTCGAAGGAATTCGGCGAGCTGGAATACCGCACCATGCGTGACTCGGTGCTGGACACCAAGGTCCGCATCGACGGCCGTGCGCTGGACACCGTCCGCCCGATCGCCGTGAAGACCGGCGTGCTGCCGCGTACCCACGGTTCCTCGCTGTTCACCCGCGGCGAAACCCAGGCCATCGTGACCATCACCCTGGGCACTGCCCGTGACGGCCAGGTCATCGACGCCGTTGCCGGTGAGTACAAGGAAAACTTCCTGTTCCACTACAACTTCCCCCCGTTCTCGGTGGGTGAGTGCGGCCGCATGATGGGCCCGAAGCGCCGCGAAATCGGCCACGGTCGCCTGGCCAAGCGCGGCGTGCTGGCTGTCATGCCGTCGCTGGAAGCCTTCCCGTACACCATCCGCGTCGTCTCGGAAATCACCGAGTCGAACGGTTCCTCGTCGATGGCCTCGGTCTGCGGTTCCTCGCTGGCCCTGATGGACGCCGGCGTGCCGGTGAAGGCGCCGGTTGCCGGTATCGCCATGGGCCTGGTCAAGGAAGGCGAGCGCTTCGTCGTCCTGTCCGACATTCTGGGTGACGAGGATCACCTGGGCGACATGGACTTCAAGGTGGCCGGTACCGCTGAGGGCATCTCTGCCCTGCAGATGGATATCAAGATCGAAGGCATCACCGAAGAGATCATGAAGCAGGCTCTGCAGCAGGCCAAGGCTGGCCGTCTGCACATCCTGGGCGAAATGGCCCACGGCCTGACCGCTCCGCGTGAAGAGCTGTCGGACTACGCGCCGCGCCTGCTGACCATCAAGATCCACCCGGACAAGATCCGCGAAGTGATCGGCAAGGGTGGTTCGACCATCCAGGCCATCACCAAGGAAACCGGCACCCAGATCGACATCCAGGATGACGGCACCATCGTCATCGCTTCGGTCAACGCCATCGCTGCCCAGGCCGCCAAGGCCCGCATCGAGCAGATCACCTCGGACGTCGAGCCGGGCCGCATCTACGAAGGCAAGGTCGCCAAGATCATGGACTTCGGTGCGTTCGTCACCATCCTGCCGGGCAAGGACGGCCTGGTCCACGTGTCGCAGATCTCCAGCGACCGCGTCGAGAAGGTCGGCGACGTGCTGAAGGAAGGCGATGTGGTCAAGGTCAAGGTGCTGGAAGTCGACAAGCAGGGCCGTATCCGCCTGTCGATGAAGGCCGTGGAAGAAGGCGACGCCGTCAGCGCCGAATAA
- the rpsO gene encoding 30S ribosomal protein S15, which yields MSIDTQKVIEDNKRSSADTGSPEVQAALLTARIELLTGHFKTHKKDHHSRRGLLQMVNRRRSLLDYLKKKDVERYKALIEKLGLRR from the coding sequence ATGTCGATCGACACCCAGAAGGTCATTGAAGACAACAAGCGCAGCTCGGCTGACACCGGCTCCCCGGAAGTCCAGGCTGCCCTGCTGACCGCCCGCATCGAACTGCTGACCGGCCACTTCAAGACCCACAAGAAGGACCACCACAGCCGCCGCGGCCTGCTGCAGATGGTCAACCGCCGTCGCAGCCTGCTCGACTACCTGAAGAAGAAGGACGTCGAGCGTTACAAGGCCCTGATTGAAAAGCTTGGCCTGCGTCGCTAA